A genomic segment from Nodularia sphaerocarpa UHCC 0038 encodes:
- a CDS encoding class I SAM-dependent methyltransferase: MSAYTENFYRLVQEGAKQSAAEIVPIVISLIQPQSVIDIGCGLGTWLSKFQQHNITDILGVDGDYIDQKQLEIPSDKFVPFDLKNQFVIERKFDLVVSLEVAEHLPQEYGEKFVESLTNLGSVVLFSAAIPFQGGVEHINEQWQDYWVSHFQKKDYVPIDCIRKRIWNNEQVEVWYAQNMMIFADRKLLDLPQYDLLKKEFTVSSNALVSVVHPQKYLEVVEKYLQEVKVAQWYIQENEKSTAASQPQNMSLKKLLSALPIVFWNSLKKRLFL, encoded by the coding sequence ATGTCAGCTTATACAGAAAACTTTTATCGACTGGTTCAAGAAGGAGCCAAACAGTCAGCAGCAGAAATTGTTCCCATAGTGATTTCATTAATTCAACCGCAGTCAGTCATTGATATTGGTTGCGGTCTTGGCACATGGCTATCAAAATTTCAACAGCATAACATAACAGATATCTTGGGTGTTGATGGTGATTACATAGACCAAAAACAGCTAGAAATTCCCTCTGATAAATTCGTACCCTTTGACCTAAAAAATCAATTTGTTATTGAGAGAAAATTTGATTTAGTCGTCTCATTGGAAGTTGCAGAACATCTACCCCAAGAGTATGGCGAAAAATTTGTGGAATCTCTAACTAATCTGGGTTCAGTAGTTCTGTTTTCTGCCGCTATACCTTTTCAAGGAGGAGTAGAACATATTAATGAACAATGGCAAGATTACTGGGTAAGCCACTTTCAAAAAAAAGACTATGTTCCCATAGACTGCATTAGAAAAAGAATTTGGAATAATGAGCAAGTAGAAGTTTGGTATGCTCAAAACATGATGATTTTTGCTGATAGAAAATTATTGGACTTACCCCAATATGATTTACTCAAAAAAGAATTTACAGTTAGTAGTAACGCCCTGGTTTCTGTAGTCCATCCCCAAAAATATTTAGAAGTGGTCGAAAAATATTTACAAGAAGTTAAAGTAGCTCAATGGTATATCCAAGAAAATGAAAAATCTACAGCAGCATCTCAACCCCAAAATATGTCCCTGAAGAAGCTGCTGTCAGCTTTACCAATAGTCTTTTGGAATAGCTTAAAAAAACGATTATTTTTGTGA
- a CDS encoding glycosyltransferase family 2 protein, with protein MPWKVLHIDLSLGVRSLEAEPDYQAIYAVFWWQSIPLGHEEIITAQLPMSAPELANLAIQAIAPAVGDRLLAHGFKAPLPVVSPNPARDSPVDFHALLALKQPLQQLLEADSPSNQTTVSIVICTRNRPEELARCLRSLQNLSPPPQQILVVDNAPDSEATQQLVAQMPDIQYVLEPQPGLSIARNTGIRHCTGDIVAFTDDDVVVNADWIHRLQQKFDSPEVMVVTGLVLPAELETEAQLMFEKDFGGFGQGYRAKTFDTQFFEDMKSRGVPVWRIGAGANMAIRRQAFELVGNFDERLGAGASGCSEDSELWYRLLAKGWLCCYEPNAVVHHYHRGDLHKLGQQMYQYMQGHVVALLIQFANYGHAGELRRLLIALPWYYTKRSPQELMRIMKSEETTFFRGIWGYLAGIKWYLQKKNNLQRTKLP; from the coding sequence ATGCCTTGGAAGGTTCTGCACATTGATTTAAGTTTGGGTGTTCGCTCTTTGGAGGCTGAACCAGATTATCAAGCTATCTATGCAGTGTTTTGGTGGCAGAGTATTCCCCTGGGACATGAGGAAATTATCACAGCGCAGTTACCGATGTCTGCCCCAGAACTGGCAAATTTGGCTATCCAAGCGATCGCACCGGCTGTAGGCGATCGCCTTTTGGCTCACGGTTTCAAAGCACCTTTACCAGTGGTGTCTCCCAATCCTGCACGTGATTCGCCTGTGGATTTTCACGCCCTCCTAGCATTGAAGCAACCTTTACAGCAACTCCTAGAGGCTGATTCTCCATCTAATCAGACTACGGTTTCCATCGTAATTTGTACGCGCAATCGACCAGAGGAGTTAGCTAGATGCTTGCGATCGCTACAAAACTTATCTCCACCTCCGCAGCAAATTCTTGTTGTTGATAATGCGCCCGATTCTGAAGCTACACAGCAGCTAGTAGCCCAAATGCCTGATATCCAGTACGTTCTAGAACCACAGCCGGGACTGAGTATCGCACGTAATACAGGGATTCGCCACTGTACTGGCGACATTGTGGCTTTTACCGATGACGATGTAGTGGTTAATGCCGACTGGATTCATCGATTACAGCAAAAGTTTGATTCTCCCGAAGTGATGGTAGTGACCGGTTTAGTCTTACCAGCAGAACTGGAAACAGAAGCTCAATTGATGTTTGAAAAGGATTTTGGCGGATTTGGTCAAGGATACCGGGCTAAAACCTTTGATACTCAATTCTTTGAAGACATGAAGTCGCGGGGCGTTCCTGTATGGAGAATCGGAGCCGGTGCTAATATGGCAATTCGACGACAAGCATTTGAGTTAGTTGGTAATTTTGACGAACGCTTAGGCGCAGGTGCTTCTGGATGTAGTGAAGATTCCGAATTATGGTATCGACTATTAGCAAAAGGATGGCTTTGTTGCTACGAACCGAATGCTGTTGTTCATCATTATCATCGGGGTGATTTGCACAAATTAGGACAACAGATGTATCAATATATGCAGGGTCATGTGGTAGCTTTGTTAATCCAGTTTGCTAACTATGGTCATGCGGGTGAATTACGTCGTCTGTTGATAGCATTACCTTGGTATTATACGAAGCGATCGCCTCAAGAACTTATGCGTATTATGAAATCTGAAGAAACTACATTTTTCAGGGGAATTTGGGGTTATCTTGCCGGGATTAAATGGTATTTACAAAAGAAAAATAATCTCCAAAGAACTAAATTACCATAA
- a CDS encoding class I SAM-dependent methyltransferase — MYKTNLKDFLSSNPFPEPLTQGFFYREKMRAIHNIAPEQELPQILEVGGGQSGLTALLYPQSQITNIDLNSQYAQAPCNQQKKVKFVCGDATNLPFENQSFDAVTMFDLLEHIPDDQKAVSEALRVLRPGGFLLISTPNENWRFPYYQFMQSICPNESEVMAEWGHVRRGYTLAELKTLIDLPCAKFATFINPLTVLGHDVAFSNLSHRQRRLLCKILSPLTWLSYYLHQPNSQGTETAYLWQQVN; from the coding sequence ATGTATAAAACAAACCTCAAAGATTTTTTATCCTCTAATCCTTTCCCAGAACCACTCACTCAAGGATTCTTTTACCGAGAAAAGATGCGTGCTATTCATAACATTGCACCAGAACAAGAATTGCCACAAATTTTAGAAGTAGGTGGTGGTCAAAGTGGTTTAACAGCTTTGTTATATCCACAGTCGCAGATTACCAATATAGATTTAAATTCCCAATATGCTCAAGCTCCCTGCAACCAACAAAAAAAGGTAAAGTTTGTTTGTGGAGATGCGACTAATTTACCCTTTGAAAATCAATCCTTCGATGCTGTTACCATGTTCGATTTATTAGAACATATTCCAGATGACCAAAAAGCAGTATCTGAAGCTTTGCGAGTCTTACGACCAGGTGGGTTTTTGTTAATTAGTACTCCCAATGAAAATTGGCGCTTTCCCTACTATCAATTTATGCAATCTATCTGTCCTAATGAGTCCGAAGTTATGGCGGAATGGGGTCATGTCCGGCGTGGTTATACTTTGGCTGAACTAAAAACTTTAATCGATTTACCCTGTGCGAAGTTTGCCACATTTATCAATCCCCTGACAGTTTTGGGTCATGATGTGGCGTTCTCCAATTTGTCCCATCGCCAGAGGCGATTGTTGTGTAAAATTCTGAGTCCCCTAACATGGCTGAGTTATTACTTGCACCAGCCTAATTCCCAAGGTACAGAAACGGCTTATCTTTGGCAACAAGTTAATTAG
- a CDS encoding zinc-dependent alcohol dehydrogenase produces the protein MLAALLYGKEDLRLEQVAEPTPAVGEVVIQVGAATTCGTDLKVWRRGGHAKMLKLPTLFGHEAAGQIVAVGAGVTNWQIGDRIVANNSAPCMKCFFCQRQEYSLCPNITWNNGTFAEYLKIPADIVQHNMLRVPDALPFQLASMTEPLACVLHGVARSHIKPQDRVVVLGDGAIGLMFVAALADTTEVLLWGGNDHRLEIGAKLGAAKTFNYHQIPDIPGVVKELTQGWGADVVIEATGVPSVWETAIACARPGGTVNLFGGCPRDTTITVNTEQLHYSELTLKGVFHNTPEYVRAALALIASGKIPFELLISEERSLQDLEQVFCDMKARKVIKVAIIPEFFAG, from the coding sequence AGGTTGCTGAACCCACTCCGGCTGTGGGTGAAGTCGTGATTCAAGTGGGTGCGGCGACAACTTGTGGTACAGATTTGAAGGTTTGGCGGCGTGGTGGTCATGCGAAGATGCTGAAACTACCGACGCTGTTTGGTCATGAGGCGGCTGGGCAAATTGTGGCTGTGGGTGCTGGGGTGACAAATTGGCAGATAGGCGATCGCATCGTGGCGAACAATTCTGCCCCCTGCATGAAATGCTTCTTTTGTCAACGTCAAGAATATTCTTTATGTCCTAACATTACCTGGAATAATGGCACTTTTGCGGAATATTTGAAGATTCCGGCGGACATAGTGCAGCATAATATGTTAAGGGTTCCCGATGCGTTACCGTTTCAGTTAGCATCAATGACGGAACCGTTAGCTTGTGTTTTGCATGGTGTCGCTCGTTCTCATATTAAACCTCAAGACAGAGTAGTTGTTTTGGGAGATGGGGCGATTGGGTTGATGTTTGTGGCGGCTTTAGCTGATACCACTGAAGTTTTGCTGTGGGGTGGTAATGACCACCGGCTAGAAATTGGTGCAAAACTTGGTGCTGCGAAGACTTTTAATTATCATCAAATCCCAGATATTCCCGGTGTGGTGAAAGAATTAACTCAGGGTTGGGGTGCTGATGTGGTGATTGAAGCCACTGGTGTACCTAGTGTTTGGGAAACTGCGATCGCTTGCGCTCGTCCTGGTGGAACTGTGAATTTATTCGGTGGTTGTCCACGTGATACGACGATTACTGTGAATACGGAGCAGTTACATTATAGTGAACTTACTTTGAAGGGTGTGTTCCATAATACACCTGAATATGTGCGGGCGGCGTTGGCACTGATAGCTAGTGGTAAGATACCTTTTGAGTTATTGATTAGTGAAGAGCGATCGCTTCAAGATTTAGAGCAGGTATTCTGTGATATGAAGGCGCGTAAGGTGATTAAAGTAGCGATAATTCCTGAGTTTTTTGCAGGGTAA
- a CDS encoding glycosyltransferase family 2 protein, whose amino-acid sequence MSYSIADIEVTEPLPTISLLASDTGMGLILRRQGRPIGFLMQELPANSIIKPEDLAQLIAQEVGLKILQESLREELIVANEQIPFPSLTIAICTKDRPENVARCLKSLLNLQLPVSPVEILVVDNASVDERTKELVASLPRVRYVQEPKPGLDFARNCALHSATGELLAFLDDDVVVDGTWLKGLMTAWNENPDAAAFTGLVLPYELATTAQILFEQRGGFRRGFQKIRYGQILPGNPLYPCGAGIFGAGCNMTFRRDVLLKLGGFDEALDTGAPLPGGGDLDIFYRVIRAGYPLVYEPEYLVFHEHRREYEKLRRQYWTWGLGFASFVIKSYQNDPAQRSQLRRLIKWWFKDQLKQLKKSLQGRHVLPPTMILAELWGGIVGFFGEYPRSMRRIEEIRRQFS is encoded by the coding sequence ATGTCCTATAGTATCGCTGATATCGAAGTGACCGAACCTCTGCCCACTATTTCACTTTTGGCAAGTGATACAGGTATGGGGCTGATTTTACGCCGCCAAGGTCGTCCAATTGGTTTTCTCATGCAAGAATTACCAGCCAACAGCATAATTAAACCAGAAGATTTAGCTCAACTCATTGCCCAGGAGGTAGGATTAAAAATCCTTCAAGAAAGTCTCCGGGAAGAATTAATAGTTGCGAATGAGCAAATTCCTTTTCCTTCATTAACAATCGCAATTTGTACCAAAGACCGTCCGGAAAATGTAGCCCGGTGTTTAAAATCCTTATTAAATTTACAGTTACCTGTTTCCCCTGTGGAAATTTTGGTTGTGGATAATGCTTCTGTGGATGAACGCACCAAAGAACTGGTAGCTTCATTACCCAGGGTGCGCTATGTGCAAGAACCAAAACCAGGTCTGGACTTTGCTCGCAATTGTGCATTGCATTCAGCAACGGGTGAACTTTTGGCATTTCTGGATGATGATGTCGTGGTAGACGGAACATGGCTAAAAGGTTTAATGACCGCATGGAATGAAAATCCTGATGCTGCTGCTTTTACAGGGTTGGTACTACCTTATGAATTAGCCACAACGGCACAAATTTTGTTTGAGCAAAGAGGTGGTTTTCGTCGCGGGTTCCAAAAAATTCGCTATGGACAAATATTACCGGGTAATCCTTTGTATCCCTGTGGTGCAGGCATTTTTGGTGCAGGATGTAATATGACGTTTCGCCGTGATGTTTTATTAAAATTAGGTGGCTTTGATGAAGCTTTAGATACTGGCGCGCCTTTACCTGGTGGTGGAGATTTAGATATTTTTTATCGGGTGATTCGAGCTGGTTATCCCCTGGTTTATGAACCTGAATATTTGGTGTTTCACGAACACCGCCGGGAATATGAAAAACTGCGCCGCCAATATTGGACGTGGGGTTTAGGTTTCGCGAGTTTTGTAATTAAATCTTACCAAAATGATCCTGCCCAACGTTCGCAACTGCGTCGGCTGATCAAGTGGTGGTTTAAAGATCAATTAAAGCAGTTAAAAAAAAGTTTACAGGGTCGTCATGTTTTACCGCCAACTATGATTTTAGCGGAGTTATGGGGTGGGATTGTGGGATTTTTCGGAGAATATCCCCGTTCTATGCGGCGTATTGAGGAAATTCGGAGGCAATTTTCGTGA
- the crtD gene encoding C-3',4' desaturase CrtD, whose translation MSNISTHKTKSRVAVIGAGIGGLTAAALLAHRGYSVLVLDQALVPGGCASTFQRRGFTFDVGATQVAGLEPGGIHHRIFSELSIDLPKATPCDPACAVYLPGESTPINVWRDQKKWREERQKQFPGSEPFWQMMAVLFEASWQFQGRDPVLPPRSLWDLWQLTQAVRPSTLITVPYTLFTVGDALRFYGLTKDHRLKTFLDLQLKLYSQVDTEETALLYAATALSVSQLPQGLFHLQGSMQVLSDRLVESLERDGGKLLMRHTVEKIQVENNQATSVVIRNQKTGEICTETVDHVVANVTVQNLVQLLGEKTPSGYKNRVEKLPQASGAFVVYLGVDISAIPPDCPPHLQFLYDVDGPIGENNSLFVSVSHPGDGRAPDGKATIIASSFVDPAPWWETDNYQGLKQKYTEDAIARLSQYFYLKPETIIHQEAATPRSFAHYTGRDRGIVGGIGQRIPTFGPFGFANRTPINHLWLVGDSTHPGEGTAGVSYSALTVVRQIEAKSQHKY comes from the coding sequence ATGTCTAATATTTCTACTCACAAAACCAAATCTCGTGTTGCTGTCATCGGTGCGGGGATAGGCGGACTGACTGCGGCTGCATTATTAGCCCATCGAGGTTACAGCGTTTTAGTCTTAGACCAAGCCCTAGTTCCGGGGGGTTGTGCTTCCACATTTCAACGGCGCGGATTTACCTTTGATGTGGGGGCGACTCAGGTAGCAGGATTAGAACCAGGGGGAATCCATCACCGCATCTTCTCAGAATTGTCTATAGATTTGCCAAAAGCGACACCTTGTGACCCGGCTTGTGCTGTGTATTTACCCGGAGAAAGTACACCGATTAATGTTTGGCGTGACCAAAAGAAATGGCGAGAGGAACGCCAAAAACAATTTCCTGGGAGTGAACCGTTTTGGCAGATGATGGCGGTGTTATTTGAGGCTAGTTGGCAATTCCAAGGACGTGACCCAGTATTACCTCCCCGTAGTTTGTGGGATTTATGGCAATTAACTCAAGCGGTACGCCCTAGTACATTAATTACCGTCCCCTATACTTTATTTACTGTCGGCGATGCTTTACGGTTTTACGGACTGACTAAAGACCATCGTTTAAAAACGTTTTTGGATTTGCAATTAAAGCTATATTCTCAAGTTGATACAGAGGAAACAGCTTTACTTTATGCAGCTACGGCGTTGAGTGTCTCCCAATTACCCCAAGGTTTATTTCACCTCCAAGGTAGTATGCAGGTACTAAGCGATCGCCTAGTGGAATCCTTAGAAAGAGATGGTGGTAAGTTATTAATGCGCCACACTGTAGAAAAAATCCAGGTGGAAAATAACCAAGCTACATCTGTAGTCATTAGAAATCAGAAAACAGGCGAGATATGCACAGAAACCGTAGATCATGTAGTTGCTAACGTTACCGTACAGAACTTAGTGCAACTATTGGGAGAAAAAACACCATCTGGTTATAAAAATCGGGTGGAAAAATTACCCCAAGCTTCGGGTGCATTTGTGGTGTATTTAGGCGTAGATATCAGCGCCATTCCCCCAGATTGTCCGCCCCACTTACAATTTTTGTATGATGTCGATGGACCGATTGGGGAAAATAATTCTCTGTTTGTTTCCGTAAGTCATCCCGGAGATGGACGCGCCCCAGATGGGAAAGCGACAATTATCGCTTCATCCTTTGTCGATCCTGCACCGTGGTGGGAAACCGATAATTATCAAGGACTTAAACAGAAGTATACAGAAGATGCGATCGCACGTCTTAGCCAATACTTCTACCTCAAACCCGAAACCATCATTCATCAAGAAGCCGCCACACCCCGGAGTTTTGCTCATTACACAGGACGCGATCGCGGTATAGTAGGCGGTATTGGTCAAAGAATACCCACCTTTGGCCCCTTTGGATTTGCCAATCGCACACCCATCAACCATTTATGGTTAGTCGGCGACTCAACACATCCCGGAGAAGGTACAGCTGGAGTCAGCTACTCAGCCCTGACAGTTGTCAGACAAATTGAGGCGAAATCTCAGCATAAATACTAA
- a CDS encoding type I restriction enzyme HsdR N-terminal domain-containing protein, protein MNQYLFKDFDFKLLDSPDFKEDSVREELITPLLHALGYQARGEFQILRSKSLLHPFVMIGSKQHKVNIFPDYLLRIKNKFAWVLDAKSPNENIVNGKNCAQVYSYAIHPEVRVDLYALCNGRELVVFHIGNIEPILQVTLQDIVNKWSEVEKLLSPYSVLSYRPRPKNIYPDYGIYLYKLGYSNQEIEYFFYEILISHIDRVDDQTLSFLINFAPDGVEFALSFDFDFDRLIELVNLAPQSQQFSILDGLRRQPYKVDIVPPFTVNIRAHLGFITNTKFEDIMPMIVKKFD, encoded by the coding sequence ATGAATCAGTATTTGTTCAAAGATTTTGATTTCAAGCTTCTTGACTCACCTGACTTCAAAGAAGATTCTGTTCGAGAGGAACTCATAACGCCACTGCTGCACGCTTTGGGATACCAAGCCCGTGGCGAGTTTCAAATTCTACGGAGTAAATCATTGTTGCATCCCTTTGTAATGATTGGATCAAAACAACATAAGGTGAACATATTTCCAGATTACTTGTTACGTATAAAAAATAAGTTTGCTTGGGTCTTAGATGCAAAAAGTCCAAATGAAAACATCGTTAATGGAAAGAACTGCGCGCAAGTATACAGTTACGCAATTCATCCTGAAGTCAGAGTAGATTTATATGCTCTATGCAACGGTCGTGAGTTAGTTGTATTTCATATCGGTAATATCGAACCCATTTTGCAAGTGACTTTGCAAGATATTGTAAATAAATGGTCAGAAGTAGAGAAACTTTTATCTCCATACAGTGTGTTAAGCTATCGACCAAGACCTAAGAATATTTATCCTGATTATGGGATATATCTATATAAGTTAGGCTACAGTAACCAAGAAATTGAATATTTTTTCTACGAAATTCTAATTTCCCATATAGATAGAGTTGATGACCAGACGCTTTCCTTCCTCATTAATTTTGCTCCAGATGGAGTTGAGTTTGCCCTTTCTTTTGACTTTGATTTTGATAGATTGATAGAACTTGTAAATCTTGCGCCTCAGAGCCAACAATTTAGCATCTTAGATGGTTTACGCCGACAACCTTATAAAGTAGATATAGTACCTCCATTTACTGTGAATATAAGAGCGCACCTAGGCTTTATAACAAATACAAAATTTGAGGATATCATGCCTATGATTGTTAAAAAATTTGATTAG
- a CDS encoding type II toxin-antitoxin system PemK/MazF family toxin, whose amino-acid sequence MEGSIEHLTKGDVISVPFPFSDASATKKRPALVIAQSDTNNIIVCPITSKPGRDYEIKLEDTDFKIGKLNISPCYIRPNIIATIDENNVIRHIGKLKGEKVNKVITAIIDILQKSPEPPPPASKAFERGEKPK is encoded by the coding sequence TTGGAAGGATCTATAGAACACTTGACCAAAGGCGATGTTATCTCAGTGCCTTTTCCATTTTCCGATGCATCCGCCACTAAAAAACGACCAGCTTTAGTAATTGCACAATCAGATACTAACAATATCATAGTCTGCCCTATTACGAGTAAACCAGGGAGAGACTATGAAATTAAGTTAGAAGATACAGATTTCAAGATTGGTAAACTAAATATAAGCCCTTGCTATATTCGTCCTAACATTATTGCGACGATTGACGAAAATAACGTTATTCGACATATAGGTAAACTGAAGGGTGAAAAAGTCAATAAAGTTATTACTGCAATTATTGATATCCTTCAAAAGTCGCCCGAACCTCCACCACCAGCATCAAAAGCTTTCGAGCGAGGTGAAAAACCAAAATAA
- a CDS encoding Dethiobiotin synthetase encodes MNYETARKLLITQTVTTEENPDALLMRMKLGKPPVPGQITSILLALKVVFEAVKDAPNLDRELAFALYQLGVKAQQIFVAGRKAGVDWPPLLKEDLLRISLATESIFSGIWQTPSPVGLGGL; translated from the coding sequence ATGAATTACGAAACAGCTCGCAAACTCCTGATAACCCAGACAGTCACAACAGAGGAAAACCCAGATGCATTATTAATGCGGATGAAACTGGGAAAACCACCAGTACCCGGTCAAATTACCTCGATTTTGTTAGCCTTGAAAGTCGTATTTGAAGCCGTGAAAGACGCACCCAACCTCGACCGAGAATTGGCTTTTGCTCTGTATCAGTTGGGTGTAAAAGCGCAACAAATATTTGTAGCGGGACGCAAAGCTGGTGTTGATTGGCCGCCTCTCCTCAAAGAAGATTTGCTGAGAATTTCCCTAGCAACTGAAAGCATATTTTCTGGTATTTGGCAAACCCCATCTCCTGTAGGATTAGGGGGATTATAG
- a CDS encoding dynamin family protein encodes MQIDIDSRLNNTRQLLNELGNSVSNLVNSSPAILEDPGIKSCLAGFLAAYQEAVQRLENPSFRIATIGTTSSGKSTIVNALIGRKIAPIESGEISAGVLTFKHSQEQRLVIAETEDAAWETGEWTGLTDEDLYQRISTVMHSYHHARKKREYVAPQITAYVPLLPACDPSLLGLPASIGIELIDLPGLKSIQDRTNLATIQQQVNKAFSLVALDYMQVDDDLRKRLLDELKTVVQYLQGRTDSMIFILNRVDQRGADDFRLEVQINQLKTEIQEVLSLPEPPDVLPFNARLLYYAQCAWGAGALNEPSIVDPNLRLKFLKAMFQDCAGVIRLNTKENRELKTWFRDVEDYVEDNNWVDDETMRKILRYSLEWSGGRKLWDIFRLRVEHSFTEWIIIPSLVKVFDNYQDLVNHLNNWVTIEKIKSPEKIEQEKIKINRLKQSIHESSTNKTEEFKNDINRWIADLKNANNTNFDQIDSRIRQEAGKKKGSKYFDQVFDTVQTIEKDLVQSLIFPVIDALKNNESAYDLEEKLREFVAPSLSENIARVYDQLSRRLGKFEKQSEFLVKRVKCDNQQEIRELEHDERYVRLLYATMRNAIEARSNFLMQAQGEIFIKALDNFANVSLVHLNIDEIVASVINIEDAVISNFKNKLPPASAKLPEDFFDIPLNIKNKQENQLEKVGEQHGSCGQKTDRYENREYKFLQIPNIDLMGKQWSDSITQAKMNLWDIFRNWSILQLNQTNELFQESVKEITDLVQGALNEKLNAIEQNELLQPQFWQNFEVQKDTSTEIYQTLQVICRGEKYE; translated from the coding sequence ATGCAAATTGATATTGATTCTAGATTAAATAATACCCGTCAGCTTTTAAATGAGTTAGGTAATTCAGTTTCTAACTTAGTTAACTCGTCTCCTGCTATTTTAGAAGATCCAGGTATTAAATCTTGTTTAGCAGGATTTTTAGCTGCTTATCAAGAAGCAGTCCAACGATTAGAAAATCCTAGTTTTCGCATTGCAACTATTGGAACCACCTCTTCTGGAAAATCAACTATAGTTAATGCCCTAATTGGTCGTAAAATTGCACCAATTGAATCCGGTGAAATCAGTGCTGGAGTTCTTACCTTCAAACATTCACAGGAACAAAGATTAGTAATTGCAGAAACAGAGGATGCTGCTTGGGAAACTGGAGAATGGACAGGTTTGACTGATGAAGATTTATACCAGCGTATCAGTACAGTCATGCACTCCTATCACCATGCGCGTAAAAAGCGTGAGTATGTTGCACCACAAATAACAGCTTATGTTCCGCTTTTACCTGCTTGTGATCCTTCTTTGTTAGGTTTACCTGCAAGTATAGGAATAGAATTAATTGATTTACCAGGTTTGAAATCAATTCAAGACCGGACTAATTTAGCAACTATTCAACAGCAAGTGAATAAAGCTTTTAGTTTAGTGGCTTTGGACTATATGCAAGTGGATGATGACCTCAGAAAACGGCTGTTAGATGAATTAAAAACAGTTGTGCAATATTTACAGGGTCGCACAGACTCAATGATTTTTATTTTAAACCGGGTAGACCAGCGAGGCGCAGATGATTTTCGTCTAGAAGTACAAATTAATCAACTAAAAACAGAAATTCAAGAAGTTTTATCACTTCCCGAACCTCCTGATGTTCTACCTTTTAATGCTCGTCTTTTATATTATGCTCAATGTGCTTGGGGTGCAGGTGCTTTGAATGAACCGTCAATAGTAGATCCAAATTTACGGCTAAAATTCCTCAAAGCGATGTTTCAAGACTGCGCTGGAGTAATTCGTTTAAACACCAAAGAAAACCGGGAATTAAAAACATGGTTTCGTGATGTTGAAGATTATGTTGAAGATAATAATTGGGTTGATGATGAAACCATGCGGAAAATTCTCCGCTATTCTTTAGAATGGAGTGGAGGTAGAAAACTTTGGGATATTTTCCGTCTTCGTGTTGAACATTCTTTTACAGAATGGATAATCATTCCTAGTTTGGTAAAAGTTTTTGACAATTATCAAGATTTGGTGAATCATCTGAATAATTGGGTTACTATCGAAAAAATAAAATCGCCGGAAAAAATAGAACAAGAAAAAATTAAAATTAATAGACTAAAACAATCAATACATGAATCTTCAACCAATAAAACTGAAGAATTTAAGAATGATATTAATAGATGGATAGCAGACCTAAAAAATGCCAATAATACAAATTTCGACCAAATCGATAGTCGCATTAGACAAGAAGCAGGTAAGAAGAAGGGTTCAAAATATTTTGACCAAGTTTTTGATACAGTTCAAACAATCGAAAAAGACTTAGTACAATCTTTAATTTTTCCCGTAATAGATGCTTTAAAAAATAATGAAAGTGCTTATGACCTTGAAGAAAAATTACGCGAATTTGTTGCACCATCGTTATCTGAGAATATTGCTAGAGTATATGATCAACTAAGTCGGAGATTAGGCAAATTTGAAAAGCAATCAGAATTTTTAGTTAAGCGCGTAAAGTGTGATAATCAACAAGAAATTCGAGAACTTGAGCATGATGAACGCTATGTAAGGTTACTGTATGCAACCATGAGAAATGCTATAGAAGCTAGAAGTAACTTTTTAATGCAAGCTCAAGGAGAAATATTTATAAAAGCCTTGGATAATTTCGCCAATGTATCCTTAGTACATTTAAATATTGATGAAATAGTTGCATCTGTGATTAATATTGAAGACGCAGTGATAAGTAATTTTAAAAATAAATTACCTCCAGCTTCAGCGAAATTACCGGAGGATTTTTTTGATATTCCTTTGAATATTAAGAATAAGCAAGAAAATCAGCTAGAAAAAGTTGGTGAACAACATGGAAGTTGTGGACAAAAAACTGATAGATATGAGAATAGAGAATATAAATTTCTCCAAATACCAAATATAGATTTAATGGGGAAACAATGGTCAGATAGTATTACACAAGCCAAGATGAATTTATGGGATATCTTCCGTAATTGGAGTATTTTACAATTAAATCAGACAAATGAATTGTTTCAGGAATCTGTTAAAGAAATTACTGATTTAGTTCAAGGGGCGTTAAACGAAAAGTTAAATGCTATTGAACAAAATGAGTTGTTACAGCCGCAGTTTTGGCAAAATTTTGAAGTTCAAAAAGACACTAGCACAGAAATTTATCAAACTTTACAAGTAATATGCAGAGGTGAAAAATATGAATGA